The nucleotide window GATTTACCCTCTAACATAGCAAGCCATATTTCTGCCTGAGGTTACAACTAAGGGGTGTCCAAATTATAGTTATGGTCCAaatcacggaggagaaaagactagcggagatgccctaacgaaaaatctcctaacaaagcagcgcgccaaaattcgggtgagcgggggacgaggaacgttactgtctccacccgtgctccacccttatacgccttttatgggaagccacccattttttgtaaatccatctagcgtggaataggatgattaaaatctaaccctaaactaacatcgaccactagtgacatactcaaaagtaaagtaaatactcaaaattaataattcttttaaaatagtaattcaattagaaagtttaaagaagcattcatttgaaatgaacgaagaaaaagagagagataaaaaagttagaaaattaattgttatataagtattattttgtgcagagaacttgccccacaacaatttatttactcctccagaaatgaaataggtatctatataggaaccattaaacggagactcgatgaaaaatcatttttattcaccacgggtctaaaatacccccatggtgtaatttaagtatcaacttatggcattgtgttagttcgtctactagccactatggcatcacaagcacgaaaattcgttctatttgttctagaacatgtctaaaaccgtgctgcgatgactgttgttattttcgatgttgccacattacgaaattcaccaagaaaaatgggaattaaaattatagggacagtgtttatcaaattagagttttcacaactatatcataacggcgcatccactaagtgGCTGACATTATGTGTGtccgatgttgctctgagtaaaggtacattcaaaaactatgtacggcaagagagatatacctatgtaaaacattgctgatctattaatattataaagaggaaaactttgtttgtttgtttggttgtaatggataaactcaaaaactactggaccgattttaaatattctttcaccattagaaagctatattatctgcaagtaacataggctatattttatcccggtgcgggcagtagctcccacggtacgcgggtgaaaccgcgggaaaacggctagtgatgaatataaataaatctacatagtaagagttatgattaattttaagataattgcagcttttttaaataagaccttttttaagaatgggtgattgcattttcgatgtctggtagcacttaattttgtaacgggtctctctgtcttgatgaacacaattttacttcaaatatacgtaagtcgactacttaccgaaagatggtgtttttataatattaaattttcatgataatatatcatatgttttggtttgtaaataatctataaaaaaacttgtaggatgcaaggaaaaatgaagctgctttttaaggcaaaaattggtaccaataatatacattgatacaagattgatacgaaaataatacaaattcacttagaggttctagaaatgcagctattcgacgacagatgtctctagcaaaaatatgttttaaagctaaaatattacttacacgtgaaatgttatcctatggtatgtttgagtttggatcctgagcaatttctacaattaatgatagcgcatttcatcgttttaatcgagtaacaaataaaatctgttgaaattgtggtaaaaatacaaccatgacaagatgtcagtttgatgtaaaggacgatatatgggcggtgtccagccacgcctgccgtgacgtagtcgtgacgtatttgacctacctgaaggcgcgtgacctacctgcgttagggcatctccgctagtcttttctccttcgtggtcCAAATGTATTGCCGTTATAATATTTAACCACAGAGGTAGCATCCACTTACCTAATTTTATATCTGTGGTTATAGAAGTGTTCGGTTTTTAGTCATGTCAATGTCAGTGTCAAATTTGTAAATGTCTTCCTGACAGTGACATTATTTTAACAACAAACGCACGCGTGTTGTTCTGTGAAATAATTTCGAAATAATGAAGTGATATCTTAGTGAAAGATTGCAGttgattgttataaataaaaactccaCATTTGGACAGTGCTCAATCATGCCGGAGGGGTCGAATAGCCGTATATTTACCGGCTCCAGGGTGTTAGGTTATGTTAGTACACATGTGCCCTTTGTTGCTCGATTTATCAAGAGACGAGGCGAAACACTGCTATGTACTAGTGTTGGCAAGTGGTTCCACACCTACGGGTGTGATAAATTCCGTTTGTTAAGTGTCAGCGGTGAGCACCCGGGTCCTATCACTTGCATGAGCGGAGACAGTTACCACGTCTATACAGCCAGTGAGAATAATATTTACGCATGGAGGCGAGGTTGTGAACTCAAACATGTTTACAAAGGCCACAATGCTCCAGTGCATTTGCTGTTTCCGTTTGGAATACATCTCATATCTGTAGATGAAGACAACATACTCAAGATATTTGACATCAAGAACGAATCTGAGTTCCTTGAACTTGGTTTTGATGAAgacagttttaaaataactacttTATGCCATCTTCCTACCTATTTGAATAAAGTTTTGCTTGGTAGCCAGCAAGGTCAGTTGCAGCTATGGAATCTCCGTACTTCCAAGTTGGTGTACACTTTCCAAGGATGGGATTCAGCAGTAACGGTCACGGAGCCTGCACCAGCCGTAGATGTGGTGGCAGTGGGGCTGGCCAATGGGAAAATAGTTCtacgtaatttaaaatttgatcAAACAGTAATGGAATTTGTTCATGACTGGGGGATGGTGAGTGCGTTGTCATTTAGGCTTGACGGAGCCCCTGTGATGGTGACTGGCAGCTCTGAGGGCCATATAGTCATGTGGGACTTAGAAGAACAGAGGGTATTGTCTCAAGTACAGTCTGCCCATTATGGTAAAATATCTGGCCTGAAGTGTTTGATGTCCGAACCATTAATGGTGACTAACTCTGAAGACAATTCATTGAAGCTTTGGATATTTGATATGCCTGATGGTGGTGCTAGGCTTTTGAGGAAAAGGTGAGATGTATGCACTTTTTACTGTATGTTTCTTCATTCAAAAGGTTACAAGTCCTATATTTGTTGTAACTCCCTATTTCTATAtcaattaatcaatttatttgaaatatttgtcAAAGAAGATTTTAAATCTAATTATTATGTTGTAGGGAAGGACATTCACAACCCCCCAGTATGGTTTGCCACTGTGAACCAAGTGGTAACAACATTTTGGCAGCAGGCAGTGATAGTAGTTTGCATATAATGAACACAGTGTCCGAAACCTTCAACAAAAGCCTTGGAAAGGCTTCACATAACAGAAAAGCTTCAAAGAAGAAAAGTAagtttatttcttaaattataatatcttGATACAAAACATAGCACTCTGTACTTATTTGCAAGatctacattttatatttataatttttgccaatgatttttaattaaaaactgctTAAAGACTTTATCCAATTGTGTAAAAAGAAGTAATGACACATACTTAAAAAATCACAcagattttcaattttataatattaatgtaatttcTTTTTAGAGAGACTGCAAATTGACAACCTCATATTACCTCCAATCACCAAGATAAGTTCATGTATGCAACGTGACAAACAGTGGGACAGCATTGCGTCACTGCATGAAGGATTCTTCATGGCTACAACTTGGTCTTACAACAAAATGAGGATGGGAGACCATAAGCTAAAACCCCCAGGAATGGACAAAGGAGTTGTGGCTACATGTTTGACTGTCACCCACTGTGGAAACTTTGTTGttattggtaagttttgttttatttctaacaaTGGTATTGCTGTGGGATAGAAAATCTTCATAGATTGATATTTTTCTTATGctcctttttaattaaattatgaaaaaaattgatATTATAAGATTGAATAAGCAGTTTGAGTCTAACTCGGTTATAAGCGCCTAAACACCCGGTTTTTCGCATGTATGTGCGATTTTTTCCACCCGCGCGGCTGAGAACGTCGACGCGCGTATAAGCTGGTATAGACAACATAACTAACGAATAACGATGTTCATATAGTTTTCGCAAAAGTCAGTGGCGATACGCCGCTAGCAGCCGTCGATCGTTACCCTCTGGTACCTATATCAACCATGTCTCAATATGACAAAAATATTGGCGAGAACAATAGAAGATGGTCACACTCATAATTTCTAAGCATCCTATTTTTTCACACAGGCTACAACAATGGCCAAGTACATAAATTCAACATGCAGTCCGGCTTGCATCGAGGTCACTACGGTCAAGACGATCTATTGGCACATAAAGGAGCCGTGAGAGGGGTGGAGACAGATCTCTGTAACCAAAGGGTGATCACTGTTGGGGCTGATGATAATCTGAAGTTGTGGCGTTTTAAGTCTGGTAAGTAGATAGATAAGAAATCATCAAGCTAGAAGTAGTATTTATCTTGATAATATGAGGAAATGGACAAAAATGGTCAATgagtattatattatgtatgactAACAACTAGAAGAAACCAATAGGTATAATGCGCGTATTGTATTTGATAACAAGGCCAGTTTTTACATCATttacaacattaaaaataaacaatgctaAAAAGCTGTCAAGCATACCTATGTAATACACCTTTATAATAGTACAGGgctttcacactggcggattttccgctcggttttTACAAACGACAACGCTGAGTTTATATGGGCGATTAACATCTGCCGATACAAAATTGAGTGTATACGCTCGGTTTTGTTACGCTCGGTTTTGTTACGTACGGAAAGGCGAGCGGAAAATCCAACAGTATAAAAGCGCTGTTAGTGTTACTATTGTCGAAACGATTGTATAGACCTTTTCGCGTTAATAGTTAAACtacatattgttttattaccGCGGAAACTGCTTGCTAAATAATTTGCTGGAACTAAAAAGGCTATTcctagtttttttctttttaacgcAGTTAAATCAAATTGCGTAGTACTTTACGTTTATTCTCCACTTGTATTTCGGACGTAAAACAGTAGTTTTTGGTTACTAATTCGgtttaatttgaatttgtttttggtAAATTCATCCACATTCCCTCCAACTCGCTTAATTGGTATTttgaactaaataaaaatgcaagaGCAAGCATTTCCTATCCAATGCTGTAGTAGGTACTGTCGTACCGGGaataattatcttgctcaaaatgaaaaactgattcgatatcacgacgtttattgcttgggctcgagaggtgaagtcacacacttcaatataaaaaacttattctatggaacaaatcgaatacatttgaaatgattgcccggtcagtatcaaaaatatctcacgaataaaaccttacaaacgaaaaagtttctaactacgttacacgaGCTACGCCCTTAGGATAAAGTCGAAACTTTATCACAAAAGCGCAGCTGTAGGCTGGCAATCATATTAAATGTCCCTACCTAAACTTAACTTAAAATTTACCTATGCgtggaaattaaaaacacgtcCCTCACAACGGGATAGTTTACAATAACCTGTTTGTGAGTTATTTAATCTGTGCCAAATTGCACTTCGAGAACACAGGTTATCGTGAACTTTTTCAAGGCAAAACCACGCAAAAAGCCCCGAAACATGCCTCTAGTagcaaaggatattcaaagtgaacacccgtcctgaagggattacctttcaagcgaagaaaaactttgtattgacaacttacaacttcgccggacgctaacgtgtcagatgaagggataagtcaccgttatcaaagtttctcacctaacgtgatataattaaacatcttacccaataattattttttacaattttggaatattaaataataaataaatcaaatatagggatcataaatcttcggcagaaaccactgtgtcaagcaaacactcttcgcgaggctatgccccttattgcgaagttgatctcaacctcaattcaccatccaaatatttttttttcaaaaccaaatcagataataattttgggatcagatttacagagcaatgtaaaaaaaaaaacttataaaaataacacaggcttgaccacattggttatcttcatcttccttcatattgaagatgaagtagctctgccgtggacatcatcttctcacgaagatgaagtagctcacCTTCTTATCCCTTCACCGGCAATGCTCGTGCAACTCGTTCCAGgtaccatgaaattacaaaacacacattagaaaaactataaatcaatcacaatgtttcctatatttatatttatttacattctgcctatttaaaaattctaaattgCTATTAATATTACGCAGAGGAATACGTTTTTTATACTGGGTATCTAAATTGTTATACCAGGAccaattatcttgctcaaaatgaaaaactgattcgatatcacgacgtttattgcttgggctcgagaggtgaagtgacacacttcaatataaaaaacttattctatggaacaaatcgaatacatttgaaatgattgcccggtcagtatcaaaaatatctcacgaataaaaccttacaaacgaaaaagtttctaactacgttacagtacctacctaccttttgATAAAAgatttaagaatttgaaaacaTTATTGAAGTTAAAACTACTGTTATAAATAACGCAAAAAGACTAATATTACGTAATAAcacaaatacaatattttacttttatttcgatttaaaattcttcaaaatattGGTTCTATAATTTTTTGTACCTAATGGTCCAGGAGTAACCAATTATGAAATTATCGAACTTATATGCATTTACGCACTTATCGCATTTCTATCAATGCAATATAAAACGattgaataaaaacatcaaCATGTAGTAATAACAGAACTTTTTACGCTTTATTTGAACATCAAAAGTTGTTATAGTCTGGCCAAATTCCTCGTCATCTTACACCAAACTACAAGACGAACggtaaagttaataaaatattctttcagcAACAACCCCTTACCACGTAATAAGATTACAAGAGTCGGTGTCCAGCACAAAATGCCACAGAGACAGCGGGTTATTAGCGCTCGCAAACGAAGACTTTTCCATTACACTCATTGATATCGACACCATGAATATTGTAAGGAAGTTCGACGGCCACGACGGGAGGATAACCGATATTGAATTTGATACCCAGAGCCGGTGagataatatattaatttacctaCCTTCTTTGCATTTCGTTTGATTCCAAGATTCTTGGCGGTCTTCTTTTGTCTTTTGCGGTTTGTTCGTTTATAAGAACATgctttttgaaattgaattttgttgTAGATGGTTGATCAGCGCGTCTATGGATTGTACTATTTGTACGTGGGATATACCAACTGCTAAACTAGTGGACATTTTCGCGGTAAGTTGATTGTATGATCTTTTGTATAAAGTTTTACATTTCTTGACAAAGTTTTCATATGTCTTGTTGTTAGGTGGAGCAGCCTTGCACATCACTCAGCATGTCGCCTACTGGCGACTTCCTAGCAACGGCACATGTCGGGGAAGTAGGCGTGTTTCTATGGGCGAACAGATTGCTTTACGAGAGAATATTCCTCAAACCGATTGAGAAGGGCGAAATCAATATACCTAAATTGCGTAAGTATCACTTGACCTTCTTGTTGAAGATGTTTGGCAGGTAATATTTTGTCTCTCGTATCCACTATAACGAGGTGTGATTTTCTAGGATTGCCGAGCACAGCACCGGAAAAACCAGAAATTGATGACTTAGGAACGATACATATAGGAGAAGAACCAGAATACATATCTCCGATACAAATTAGTGAAGAACTGATAACGTTATCAGATCAGCCCACTTCGAGATGGTTGAATTTGTTACACTTAGATATCGTTAAGAAACGGAACAAGCCTAAAACTCCATTAACTGTGCCTAAGTCAGCTCCATTCTTCTTACCGACGATTCCGAGCCTTGAACTGGAATTTGACTTAGAGAAAGATAAGGACAGTAGCGATACGAAATTACTAATGCCAGATGCGCTATCAACATTGACAGTATTCGGAAAGAAATTGATTGTCTGTGAGACAGAGGAGAATTACGAGAAATGTATAGAGAAATTGAAAACGTTACCGCCCGCGGCTATCGAAGCCGAAGTGACAAGCATGGCGCCCGACGCCGGTGGGAGCGTCGATGTCATGAAACAATTCCTCAAAATGTTAGACATTATGCTGAAAAGTAATAGAGATTTCGAATTAGCCCAGTCGTACATGAGTTTGTTTCTAAAGATGCACACTAAGGCAATTTCTCAAAACGAGGATCTTCGAGAAACATTAGTTTCAGTAGAAGAGACCGCGACGAAAGCGTGGTCCAAGTTACAAAGCCAATTGATGTACAACATTTGCGTTGTTAAAGCTTTGAAagatatgtaataaaatatggtaAAACGTTTTTTGTGTTTCACTTATTACcttcatttataaaaatgacGTTTTTACAATGTAAACCTATTGCTGATTACCTAAATATAGCAGCCTAAAATATGAGGGTAGGTAgctttaatgtaaaaaaaagtctaaaaaaaaaccacaAACTAAAGCTTTTCGTACATACAAAGAGAAAAACCGAAACGTAGTAGTGCGAGCGCACGCCCAACAATGGAACGTAATAGATGATACTTTCTTATTGTGAACATTGAAAAAGTGGGTTTTTATAAAAGTCGATGCGAATAATCTTGTTTCTATATTAAATGGCCTCTATATGTCTTATATTCAGAATTCTTTTCATTATTTAGCTCGTAGATACCTACGCATTCACTCCTAATCAAGTTTTCTCTAAAGTAATTTAAAGCTGTTCTGCGCAACATTCAATAGCAACGAAAGATTTATGAGGATTATTctcttttgataaaatatgaattttccCCTGTCTATGCAATTTTTCTACTTCATTGGATTCCGCCTGTTTGCGGATGATCCCGCGCGAGGGTCTTTGCGgcgtttattgaatatttttcgaAGGGAATTAAATCGCGGCCGATCGGTTCACCGGAGCCGGCGTTCATTAATGGCCCGCTTCATTTTCGCAATAAGTATTCATTTCTCcgcccccgcgccgccgcgGCCGACGACCGCCGTGAATCTCCAATGAAAATCTGATTGTGCTTCCTTTCCTTTGCATTATGAATATCTATCAAATTCCGCCGCATCTTAGCGATTCCTTTATTGAGCCGGATCGAGTGTTGAGCAAATAGCGCGAACGTTTCATTAATgtgtcttaatttttttttgctattcaCGACGGAGCAGAATTCATGAGGAATGTGTAGATGTAACAAAGGCTTTGAAAAGTCATTTCGATGTGTATGCGCCTTCATTTGCAAGCGCTTTAGAAAATGTTAATTTCCGGAGGGCGTTCGGAGCGCGTAGCGTCTGTACGTACTACACATGTGTTATAATGTACGGCTTCAAACAAACCATGGGGACCtacgataattaaataaatacatgtcTATTCTACACTTGAGaaatataattgtaattaattgcGTATATAGCTTTTGAAGCACGTTTCTCATTATCTAGAGACCCGAAGAGATACAATGATCAAATTCGAATTCGCGAATATGGTGATATTTTTGGGAGATGTTAAGTATGTTCTCCACCTGCAGTATAAGAACTAACGTATCGTTATTTGCATTTACATGCACGAGCGATAGTGACCCACTAACCTAATAggtttttagtaattttcacCGCATGCTCATACCTTTCTATTTTAGGCACCTACCGACAGGAAAAATAAGTCTGCGAGCTCTAACACTAAGAGAAAACCTATTTGGTTTAATTCTActcaaaaatgtaaataaaatatttctactatTTGTTCGTAAGGCAACCAAATTAACaagatacatttttatttaaaaaataggagTAATATATTTTCAGATTTTCCTATAACACTTTTTATAAAACCTTAATCACACATGCAAAGCGCCAGACACATAattcttgaatattttatcgaagtttttacacgctttttattagcttcacctgtatgtttgtaaccgacttctttggacgcgattttgacccactttaaacggccagatttcgttcaaactttgtagatttattgacgaccgatgacaatacaataatttgataaaataattccatttttaaccgacttcccaaaaaggaggaggttacacataaacatcgattactccgaggtttatagaccgatttacgtgattctttttttgttcgactcggaatagctgccagttggtcccatagtcatcaggtcaggatctgatgatggaaaccctgagaaatcgagggcaaccttcaaaagttgtaggcatacatagggtaaaaacttgacacccaggtgtacgcctaaaagcactattcaactgtgaagatttggagctgacctgatgatggagaccagagagggtcgagggaattcgacaactgaatatgtaaactacctcgtgtttgggcttaaattatttgtattgacaagacctttgcaacagtgaaggtttggagctgacctgatgatggagacctgagaaagtcgagggaactcgacaactgaatatgtaaactacctcgtgtttgggcttaaattatgcgtattgacaagacctatgcaacagtgaaggtttggagctgacctgatgatggagaccagagaaagtcgagggaactcgacaattgaatatgtaaaatacctcgtttggacttgtatggatagtgacaactattcatatcactgtaaagctttaaataaataacctttttacaaaaaaaataaaccgacttcccaaaacactaaaaagcaaaaaaaaaactaattttaggtgcatcggcctagaagtcggtggcaaaattaacttagtaacatccattatatagacaccgacttctaggcttttcaatttgcaaaatatgatttttgttaatttatataattttcatctatagtcgataaggtaagaaaattaattaaaattttctagaatttttctctacagtcgataaggcaggactcgatgttaatttttatttccaataattatctttagcagttttctgtaatattgacaaatttttgtatactaaagagaattttaattctacaaaacaaataatagttttaaaacaaactaaaaagtagaaaataaataatagtttaaaaaaaactaaaaaaacacgctttttatagaaaaacgaaccaaaaaatagaaaataaattttaatgaatttaaattaagaaaacagtgttaaaaatttcaatgaatataaattaataatagtgtgaatacaaaaaaaaatatttaaaaaaagcgtggggtgctttttaagatattatcgaaatgaaaatcactgtactcatatctgtcaataaaatatttataactattgacaccacgcaccccacgctttttttaaatatttttttttgtattcacactattattaatttatattcattgaaatttttaacactgttttcttaatttaaattcattaaaatttattttctattttttggttcgtttttctataaaaagcgtgtttttttagttttttttaaactattattttttaatcagaATATAGAACAAGGAAATGAGGATTGTCGTCCATTTTCTATTACCGATGCTTTATTCCGCGCCATTTAACTTTTTCAGTTGAAAGTTGAATCTTCATAAAGCGGCGGTGGGCGAGGCGCGGGCGACCTCTTGACAACGTCCACTGGGTATTTAACTTAATATCTAGTAAATTAACTGttggtgcataaaaataaaataacttttattcattatattatttgtgtttCATTTTGAATAGATttggtatttgttttatatactaAATTCAACTTTTCACTTACCTAAGTGaaaattaataggtacctatttggtATTGGCACTGTTCCTATGAAGGATTGTCTTCTGCTAAGATGGTTAAATGAAAAAAGGATATGATAGCGTCAATgggataattttaatatacctacatagttaagGCAGTCTGAGAGAAACAGTCTCTGAGACAACCCCATATTTCTTCAGTGTTGCCCTTGAACAATATATTCATAAACTTTCATGTTAATAATTTTGGGAAAGAAAGGGAAGTCATAAACTATGTACAAGGAAGTAGAAGAGAAACCTGCGCAAGTCGTAAAACTTTGAACGGTTCGCGTGATGGGCTAGTACCaactattaaattcttgaccgttatttgaagcttactagtttgagataggcacctacgtgttttccgcttttatctctgtccttttctaccccatatcttgcatctctctcgcacaccgaccagtttcactccccaccaggcaggaggcgacgagtgttctcggcggccacagttcgtcattggcgtcttgttttccgcccgagaaggttggtctaaccaaccgctgtagta belongs to Helicoverpa zea isolate HzStark_Cry1AcR chromosome 11, ilHelZeax1.1, whole genome shotgun sequence and includes:
- the LOC124634490 gene encoding WD repeat-containing protein 36, with the translated sequence MPEGSNSRIFTGSRVLGYVSTHVPFVARFIKRRGETLLCTSVGKWFHTYGCDKFRLLSVSGEHPGPITCMSGDSYHVYTASENNIYAWRRGCELKHVYKGHNAPVHLLFPFGIHLISVDEDNILKIFDIKNESEFLELGFDEDSFKITTLCHLPTYLNKVLLGSQQGQLQLWNLRTSKLVYTFQGWDSAVTVTEPAPAVDVVAVGLANGKIVLRNLKFDQTVMEFVHDWGMVSALSFRLDGAPVMVTGSSEGHIVMWDLEEQRVLSQVQSAHYGKISGLKCLMSEPLMVTNSEDNSLKLWIFDMPDGGARLLRKREGHSQPPSMVCHCEPSGNNILAAGSDSSLHIMNTVSETFNKSLGKASHNRKASKKKKRLQIDNLILPPITKISSCMQRDKQWDSIASLHEGFFMATTWSYNKMRMGDHKLKPPGMDKGVVATCLTVTHCGNFVVIGYNNGQVHKFNMQSGLHRGHYGQDDLLAHKGAVRGVETDLCNQRVITVGADDNLKLWRFKSATTPYHVIRLQESVSSTKCHRDSGLLALANEDFSITLIDIDTMNIVRKFDGHDGRITDIEFDTQSRWLISASMDCTICTWDIPTAKLVDIFAVEQPCTSLSMSPTGDFLATAHVGEVGVFLWANRLLYERIFLKPIEKGEINIPKLRLPSTAPEKPEIDDLGTIHIGEEPEYISPIQISEELITLSDQPTSRWLNLLHLDIVKKRNKPKTPLTVPKSAPFFLPTIPSLELEFDLEKDKDSSDTKLLMPDALSTLTVFGKKLIVCETEENYEKCIEKLKTLPPAAIEAEVTSMAPDAGGSVDVMKQFLKMLDIMLKSNRDFELAQSYMSLFLKMHTKAISQNEDLRETLVSVEETATKAWSKLQSQLMYNICVVKALKDM